The segment CTCTGCATCGACAGCTCGGCGTGCAGCCGGGAGGCCGTCTCGTGGCTGAGCCGGAGGCCGTTGACCGGGTCGCGGCCGATCCGCAGCGGGTGCGGGCCCGGCAGGGGCAGCAGCAGCTTCGGCAGCCGCTCGGCGCTCCAGGCGCGCCCCAGCCTGGCCGTGAACGCGGACATCCGCTCGACCGCGCCCACCACCCGGCGCGTCCAGGTGCCCTCGGTCCTCAGGTCGGCGGTGAGCAGGGCGAGTTCGTCGGGGCGCCTGGCCTGGAGCGCGCGCTCCATCCGGTAGATGAACGTGTCGTGCGAGAGACGTCCCTGAGCGGCGCCCTCACGGAGCAGCACCAGCGCGCGGTCCCGCTCGGCGTCGGTCAGCCGAGGGGTGTTCGCCGGAAGCTCGAAAGGGGTCGTCACATCTGTGATTGTCGGTCCGTCGGGCCCGTAGTGTCCAGAAGGGTCCCGGGCCGGGAAACCTCGTACCCCGCCGTCCATGATCGCTGCTACCGTCTGCGGACTCCGAATCAACCGTCCCCAGGGGGAAACACCACGTGACCGCGTCTTCTTCGGCCGGACTCCACCCGCACGACCTCGTCATACGTCCGCTCGCCGGACCCGAGGAACTCGACCTGTTCCTCCGCCTCACCTACACGCTCGACCACGAGCTCGCCGACGACCTCGCCACCGGCCGCCGTCTGCCCGAGTGGATGTGGGTCGCCCTCGACGGCGACCGCCTCCTCGGCCGGCTCTCCTGGTGGGCGAACGCGGCCGGCGCCGAGCCGCAGGCGCTCGACTTCTTCGACCTCGCCCCGGAGCTCTCCTCGGAGGAGCGCGCCGAGATCGGCCTGCGGCTCCTGGAGACCGCCACGGCCGCCGTGATCCCGGCGGACGGGAAGCGCCCGGAGTTCGGCCGCTTCATGCCGGCGGACTGGCGCGACGTGCCGGAGACCCGGTCCCTCCTGGAGTCCGTCTTCGGCGTTCTGGAGGCCACCGGGGCCCGCCCCCTCGTCGAGCGCCTCCGCCTGGAGTGGCGGCCCGGCACCCCCGTACCGGAGCCGAAGGGCCGGCTGGAGTTCCGTCCGGTGCGGGACCGTGAGGACCTGGTCACCCTGATGACCCCGGTCATGGAGGGCACGCTCGACGCGCACGGGCAGGCGGATCTGGCCTCCGGCCTGTCGACGCGGGAGGCCGCGGAGCTGCACTACGACGAGGAGTTCGCGCACTACTCCTCGCCCCAGGAGTGGTGGCAGGTGGCCCAGCTGCCGGAGAGCGGCGAGCCGGTCGGCTTCGTCGTCCCCGCGCGCAACAACTACCACCACACGATCGCGTACATCGGCGTGCTGCCGGCCCACCGCGGCAACGGCTACATCGACGACATCCTGGTGGAGGGGACCCGCGTCCTGGCCGCCGCCGACGTGCCCCGGATCCGGGCCGCGACCGACCTGGGCAACGTGCCGATGGCGGACGCCTTCGCCCGTGCGGGCTACATCAACTTCGAGCGTGCGATCAACTACGTGTGGGACGCGCCGGGCGCGGCGGGTTCCTGACTGCCAGGATGGACGCGGCGGTCGTTCGCTGATCCGCCGAGCTGATCCGTGCGTGGATCCGTGCGTGGATCCGATGCTGGGATCCGTGCGTGGTTGGTCCGTCGACGAGGGGATTTCCGTGCTCTTCGAGGTGTGGGCGCCGAACGCCCGTGACCGGGTGACGCTGGAGCTGAACGGCTCCGGGCATCCCCTGGAGCGGGACGCCGAGCGGGACGGCTGGTGGACGGGTGTCGTGCCCGCCGAGGACGGCGACCGGTACGGCTTCTCGCTGGACGGCGGGCATCTGCTGCCCGACCCGCGCTCCCGTCGGCTGCCCGACGGGCCGGACGGCCTGAGCGCGGTCGTCGACCACTCCGCTTACACCTGGCGGAACGAGTCCCCGAAGCTGCGGCTGCGCAGCGCCGTCCTGTACGAGCTGCACCTCGGCACCTTCACCCCGGAGGGGACCCTCGACGCGGCGGCCGCGCGCCTCGGGGAGCTCGCGGGCCTCGGCATCACCCATGTGGAGCTGATGCCGCTGTGCCCGTTCCCCGGGGTGCGGGGCTGGGGCTACGACGGGGTCGCGCCGTGGGCGGTGCACGAGCCGTACGGCGGCCCCGAGGCGCTGAAGCGGTTCGTGGACGCGGCACACGGGCTCGGCATGGGCGTGGTCCTGGACGTGGTGCACAACCACCTGGGGCCCTCCGGCAACCATCTGCCGTTCTTCGGCCCGTACTTCACGGAGACCCACCACACCCCGTGGGGCGCCGCGGTGAACCTGGACGCGCCCGGCTCGGACGAGGTCCGGGCGTACTTCCGGGGCAGCGCGCTCGCCTGGCTGCGGGACTACCGGATCGACGGGTTGCGGCTCGACGCCGTGCACGCGCTCGCCGACACCCGGGCGCTGACCTTCCTGGAGGAGCTCTCGGCGGCCGTCGACGAGCTGGCGAAGGAGCAGGGCCGCCCGCACTTCCTGATCGCCGAGTCCGATCTCGCCGACCCGCGGACGACCACCCCGCGCGCGCTCGGCGGACTCGGGGTCCACGCCCAGTGGAACGACGACTTCCACCACTCCCTGCACACCGCCCTGACCGGCGAGGCCCAGGGCTACTACGCGGACTTCGCCCGTGCCCCGATGGCCGCGCTCGCGAAGACGCTCACCCATGTCTTCTTCCACGACGGCACGTACTCGGCCTTCCGGGGCCGCCGTCACGGCCGTCCCGTGGACCGGGAGCGCACCCCCGCCCACCGCTTCCTCGGCTACGCCCAGACCCACGACCAGATCGGCAACCGGGCCCTGGGGGACCGCCTTTCGGCCTCCCTCTCCCCCGGTCTGCTCGCCTGCGCGGCGACCCTCGTCCTCACCGGCCCCTCGGTGCCGATGCTCTTCATGGGCGAGGAGTGGGGGGCGACCACGCCCTGGCAGTACTTCACCGACCACACCGATCCGGAGCTCGCGGAGGCGGTACGGCGGGGCAGACGGCGGGAGTTCGCGGAGCACGGCTGGGACGAGAACGAGGTGCCCGACCCTCAGGAGCCGGCCACCCGCGACCGTTCGGTCCTCGACCGGGCCGAGCGCGAGCGGGGCCCGCACAGGCGGCTGCTCGCCTGGTACCGCCAGCTCATCGCGCTGCGCCGCACCCTGCCCGACCTGACGGACCCGGACCTGGCGGGCGTGAAGGTGGCCTTCGACGAGGAGGCCCGCTGGCTGGTCTTCCGGCGCGGGATCCTGCGGGTGGCCGTCAACCTGGGCAAGGAGCCGGCGGTGATCCCGCTCGGCTCCAACGGCCGCGACAAGGTACTGGCGGCGTGGGAGCCGGTCGATACCCCGGCGGTGGACGGGGTCCTGCGGCTCCCCGGCGAGTCGGCGGTCGTCCTGACGGACGGCTGAGCCCACCGCATCCACGTGACGGCCGGGCCCGCCGCGCCCGTACGCGCCCGTACGCGCCTGCTCGACGATTACTCGACGATCGCCATTTCGTGCGGGGTGTTGTTGAAGCGGCGCCCCGCGCCGTCCTCCGTCGCCGTCACGATGTCCTCGATGCGGACGCCGAAGCGGCCCGGGAGGTAGACGCCCGGCTCGATGGAGAAGCACATGCCGGGCACGATCGGCAGCTCCTCGCCCTCGATCATGTACGGCGGTTCGTGCGTGGTGACGCCGATGCCGTGGCCGGTGCGGTGGATGAAGTACTCGCCGTATCCGGCGTCCGCGATGACCTTGCGGGCCGCCCGGTCGACGTCCTGGCAGGCCACGCCGGGCCGTACCGCCTCGAAGCCGGCCTGCTGGGCCTCGCGTACGAGGTCGTGGACGCGCCGCTCCTCGTCGGTGGGTTCGCCGACGTGGACGGTTCGGGTGGTGTCGGAGCCGTAGCCGTGCTTGAGCCCGCCGAAGTCGAGGACGACCATGTCGCCGTGCTCGATGACCCGGTCGCCGGCCTCGTGGTGCGGGTTGGCGCCGTTGGGGCCGGAGCCGACGACGGTGAAGTCGACCTGCGAATGCCCGAAGCGCAGGAGCAGCGCGGCGAGGTCGGCGGCGACGTCGGTCTCCTTGCGGCCGGCGAAACGGACCGTGAGGATCTCGCCGTACGCCCGGTCGGCGGCGGCTCCGGCGGCCGCGATCCGGGCCAGCTCGTGGGCGTCCTTGACGCCTCGGAGCATCGGCAGGGCCTCGGTGAGGGAGACGTACGAGGTCCCCGGGAGGGCCTTCTGGAGGCCGATGAGGTGCATGGCCCAGGCGTTGTCGCTGACGCCGAAGCGCCCGTCGACGTCGAGGAGGGGTGCGGTGACGGCGTACGGGTCCTTGCCGTCCGTCCAGTCCCGCAGGGTGAGCGCGGCGGCCCCGACGGCCTTCTCGGCGTCGGGGGCCTCCAGGGTCGGGACGACGAGGACCGGGTCCTGTCCGGGGGCGATCACGAGGGCGGTGAGCCGTTCGGTGATGGCGGTGGGCTGGTAGCCGGTGAGGTAGACGAGGTCGGGGCCGGGGGCGACGATCACGCCCGCGAGTCCGGCCTCGGCGGCGGACTCGGCGGCGCGGGTCATCCGGGCGCGGTAGTCGTCCGCGGTGAACGGGACGGGGGTCTCGCCCCGCTCCTCGGCCGCTTCGGGGGCGGGGGTGCTCGACATGGGGTCTCCTTCTCGGCTCCGCTGCGTCCTGGACGTACAGCATCCTGCCGTGACGGACCCCCGCCCGCGACCGGTCAGCGGCGGTCCGGGCCCTGCGCGATGAGCCGTTCCAGGAGCTCCTGGAAGTCGTCGCCGACGACGATGCGCAGGTCCCCCCGCTCCTCGTCGTGCTCGCTGAGCTGGGTGAGCGTGCCGCCGCGCCACCAGAAGACGTACGGGCTGATGGCGCCCGGCGTGTCCTCGTACCCGGAGGCGGCGAAGGAGGCCATCGCGCCGAGGGCCGGGATGATCGAGGTGTCGCGGATGGGGTGGAAGGCGAGCTGGTGCCGGAACGGCATGGCGACCAGGGCGCCGTGTTCGCCTATCGGCAGGCCGGTGACCCGGCGGACGACTCCGTCCAGGTCGAGGACGCGGCTGGCGGTGTAGAAGGAGTCGCCGAGGATGATCTCGAAGCACATGCCGTCGGCGTCGCGGACGGTCTCGTGCTCCTCGACGGGCAGCCCGCGCAGATTGCGCAGGGCCCGGTCGCGCAGCTGCGCGTGGTCGCCGAGCCGTTCGAGCGCCTCGTCGGTGAGCATCATGACGCTCTCCGGCAGGTCGAGCGCGAGGATCTCGTACAGGCCGGGGCCGACGGTCCTCGCGTACCCGAAGGCGGCGGCGTCGATGCCGTCGCCGCTGACGACCCGGGGGTAGAGCTGGGAGCGGATCTGCTCGGGCGGCAGGGTGTCGAGCGCGGAGGGGCCGTCCATGGCGCGGACGACCAGCCCGATGTGCCGGTTGATCATGCCGGGCCAGACGCGGGGGCCGCGCCGGTCCTGGTGGCAGACGGCGGCGAGGTTGCCGAGACCGAAACGGCGGCCCTTGTCGTCGACGACGTGGTCGGCGTAGACGCTGACCTCAAGGCCGAGCTCGGCGAAGGTCTCCCGGACGCGGCCGCGGAAGAGCGCGGCCTCGCGCTGTGAGAAGTACGCGAACCCGGGGTCCCTCGGTGCGTCGTCGCCGTCCCGCCTCGGTCCTCGTCGCAACCACCCCACGCCCGCCCGCCTTCCGTCGCCGTTGCGCACAGGGTAGCGACTGCGGGTGTCAGCTCTTGAGCCGTCGGGTGAACTCGGCCACCGGGCCACTGGGTTCGGCCCGTGCGCCGGCCAGGACGAGCAGCTCGGTGCGGTGGACGAGGCGGGGCGCGACCAGCGGGACGGCGGTGGCGCCGGAGACGTCCGCCGCCACCGGCGCGGGCAGCAGCGCCAGACCGTGACCGGCGGCGGCCAGGGCGGCCAGGGTGCGGGTGTCGGTGCCCTCGTAGCGCAGGGCGGTACGGAATCCCCGCCCGGCGGGCCCGCCGTGGGCGCCCCGCAGCTGGTCGAGGGGGAGGCCGGCGGCGGGCGCGTCCAGCCAGCGGGCGTCGACGAGGTCGTCGAGGCGGAGCCCGGAGCGTCCGGCGAGCGGATGTGTGGCGGGCAGGACCACGGCGAGCGGCTCCTCGGCGACGCCGGTCGCGGTGAGCGGGGCGACGTCGGGCAGTCGCAGCGGGTCGCTGGGGGCGGCGATGCCGTCGACGAGCCCGGCGTCGGCCTCGCCGGTGGCGACGGCGACGGGCACCCGCTCGCGGGACAGGGCGCGCAGGGTGACGCCGGTGGCGGGGAGTGCGGCGAGGGTACGGGGGTGCAGGGCGAGCGGGGAGGCGGCGACGCTCAGGGTGGCGCGGGGCGCGGCCGCGAACCGGTCGAGGTCGGCGCGGGCCGCGTCGAGGCGGAGCAGCAGCGCCCCGGCGTGTTCGAGGAGCCGCTCCCCGGCCGGGGTCGGGGCGACGGGGCGCCGGGTGAGCAGCGGCAGCGCGAGGTCGGTCTCCAGGGCGGCGATGTGCTGGGAGACGGCGGACTGGGTGTAGCCCAGCTCGCGGGCGGCCTCGGAGAAGGAGGCGAGCCGGGCGACGGTGACGTACGTACGGAGGAGGTGCGGGTCCATGGGGTGCGCCGGGGCCCGTCAGGACCCGTCGGGGGCGGTGAGGAGCGCCTGCGCGTAGTGGGCGAGGGAGCGGTTGTAGCGGGGCAGGAGGGGGGCGAGGGCGCCGAGGGCGAGGGAGGCGGCCTCGCGGTCGCGCCCGGTGTCGGCGAGGGCGAGGGCGAGGAAGGCGTCGACGGCGCCGGAGAGCGCGAGCTCGTCGGCGTCGAGCCGGTCGGCGGGGATGTCCCGCTCGGCGGTGAGGAGTTCGACGCTGCGGTCGGGCCGGCCGAGGTTGCGCAGGCTACTGGCGAGCTGGATGACGGCCCGGCGGCGGCGCAGCCCGGTGAGGCGCTGGTCGAGGGCGCGCCGGTAGAAGCGCACGGCCTCCTCCGGTTCTCCGGTGGAGTCGTGGGCGGCGCCCTGCTCGAAGAGGGCGGCGGCGTCGTCGGCGGGGCGCTCGGCGGCGAGTGCGGCGACGCGGGCGCGGAAGTCGGCGGGCTCATGGGCGTCGAGCCGCTCCCAGAGCGCGGCGACGCGGCGCTCCCAGTCGGCCGGTTCCTGATTGTTCGTCATGGGGGTCACCCTATCCACCCCCGTATAAGCATTCGTGATGGAGAGTGCAGAGATCATCGTTGGACGTGAACGGGCGGCGGCGCCAAGGATGGTCCCCATGAACAGCACGAGCACCCTCCCTCACACCCCCCGGATCGCCCTGGTCGGCGACCGCTCCGGGCACGTCCGTTCCCACGTCCGGATCCCCGTCCTCCTCGACGCCCTCGCCGAGCGCGACGGCCTCGCCCTCGACGCGTACTGGATCCCGACCGGGGACGCGGAGACGCCGGGCGCGGTGAAGGGCTTCGACGCGGTGTGGGTGCTCCCGGGGAGCCCGTACGCGAGCGAGGCGGGCGCGCTGGCCGCGATCCGCACGGCCCGCGAGGACGGCATCCCCTTCCTCGGCACCTGCGGCGGCTTCCAGCACGCGCTCCTGGAGTACGCCCGGGACGTGTGCGGTCTGACGGGCGCGGCGCACGCCGAGAACGACCCGTCGGCCGACGCCGACGACCTGCTGATCGCCCCCCTCGCCTGCTCGCTGGTGGGCCACGAGGGAGTCGTACGGGTCACCCCCGGCTCGCTCGCCGAGCAGGCCCTGGGCGCGGAGCGGACGACGGAGCGCTACCACTGCGACTACGGCCCCGACAGCCGCCGTCTGGACACCCTGCGGGCGCACGGCATGCGGTTCACGGGCGCGGACGAGGAGGGCGGCATCCGCATCGCGGAACTCCCCTCGCACCCCTTCTTCCTGGCGACCCTGTTCCAGCCGGAACTGTCGGGCGACGGCACCCGCCCGCACCCGCTGATCCGGGCACTGGCGGTGGCGGCGACGGAGCACGCGGGTTAGGACCTCGGCCCACGGGGGCGGGAGGAGCGGGTCAGCGCCAGGCCGCCGAGGACAGTGGCGATCAGCCCCACGATCAGGGCCACGAAGGCGCCGCCCAACCCGTTGCCGGTACCGATGGACCCGTCGGAGGTGGCCATGACGATCCCTCCCAGGGCCATGGCGATCAGCCCCGCCGCGAGCGCCGCGAAGGCCCCGGCCCGCGCGGATCCGGAACCGATGCCCATGCCGGTACGTCCGGCGGCACGGGCCACGGCCCGCCCGCCGATGAGGACGCCGGCGAGTCCCAGCAACGTGGCCGCGATGGCTCCGATGCGTCCGGAGCTCAGGGCGAGGACGTCGGCGGCGATGGTGGCGGGCTCTGTGGGCATGGAGTGCTCCTTCACTACGGCGGGTTGCCGGTCGATCGTGTCCGTCGGACCCGCCGCCGGTCGTCCCCCGCACGCGGACAGTGCGCCCTGCCGCAGCCGCCGTAGCCGACTACCGCGAAAGCCGCAGGAGTCGTGGGACTACCGCGGCTGCGGTAGTCGACCGGTCCTCCTCCCGCCGGACTCACCCGCGTCGGCGCCCGGCTAGGGTCCACGCATGGGCAGGCAACGGATCGGTGTCACGGACTGGGCGATCGCCCTCGGCGTGGCGGGGGTCCTGCTGTTCGCCGGACTGAGGCAGCAAGGGCCCACAGCACTCGAACCGCTGGGCTACGCGTTGCTGGCCGCCGGTGGTCTGGCACTGGCCTGGGGCCGCCGGGCTCCGGTCACCGTGCTGGCCGTGACCGGGGGGGTGCGCGCTGGGCCACCAGCTGCTCGGTTTCGACGTGCCCGCCGTCGCCTTTCTGTTCGCGGTGTACGCCACCGTACGGGCGGGGCACCGCGTCGTCGCGGTGGCCGGTTCCGTGGCCATGCCGGTCGCCGTGACGCTCGCGCTCCTGGCCTCCCCCCATGACCTGGCCGTGGGCGAGGCGTTCGCGCGGACCCGGGACGTCCTCCAGCTGGCCTGGCTGATCGCCGCCGGGGCGGCCGGTGAAGCGCTGCGGCAGGCCGAGCGCCGGGCGGACGAGGCCGAACGCACCCGGGAGGAGACCGCGCGGCGCCGCGCCGACGAGGAACGGCTGCACATCGCACGGGAGCTGCACGACTCGCTCACCCACCAGATCTCCGTGATCAAGGTGCAGGCGGAGGTCGCCGTCCACCTGGCCGGCAAGCGGGGCGAGCAGGTGCCGGAGGCCCTCCTCGTGATCCGTGAGGCCGGCCGTGAGGCGGCTCGGGAACTGCGGGCGACCCTGGAGGCGCTGCGCGACGACGACAAGAACCCGCCGCGCGGGCTCGCCGACGTACCGGAACTGGTACGCCGGGCCCGGTCCACCGGCCTGGACGCCCGGCTGACGGTCGGGGGGCACCGGAGCGACGTGCCCGCCGCCGTGGACCGGACGGCCTATCGGATCGTCCAGGAGTCGCTGACCAATGTCGCCCGTCACGCCGCCGCGAACACCGCGT is part of the Streptomyces sp. NBC_00250 genome and harbors:
- a CDS encoding DUF1707 and FHA domain-containing protein, which translates into the protein MTTPFELPANTPRLTDAERDRALVLLREGAAQGRLSHDTFIYRMERALQARRPDELALLTADLRTEGTWTRRVVGAVERMSAFTARLGRAWSAERLPKLLLPLPGPHPLRIGRDPVNGLRLSHETASRLHAELSMQSGMWVLRDLGSTNGTTVNGRRVTGAVVVRAGDVVGFGQMSFRLSHG
- a CDS encoding GNAT family N-acetyltransferase translates to MTASSSAGLHPHDLVIRPLAGPEELDLFLRLTYTLDHELADDLATGRRLPEWMWVALDGDRLLGRLSWWANAAGAEPQALDFFDLAPELSSEERAEIGLRLLETATAAVIPADGKRPEFGRFMPADWRDVPETRSLLESVFGVLEATGARPLVERLRLEWRPGTPVPEPKGRLEFRPVRDREDLVTLMTPVMEGTLDAHGQADLASGLSTREAAELHYDEEFAHYSSPQEWWQVAQLPESGEPVGFVVPARNNYHHTIAYIGVLPAHRGNGYIDDILVEGTRVLAAADVPRIRAATDLGNVPMADAFARAGYINFERAINYVWDAPGAAGS
- the treZ gene encoding malto-oligosyltrehalose trehalohydrolase; translated protein: MLFEVWAPNARDRVTLELNGSGHPLERDAERDGWWTGVVPAEDGDRYGFSLDGGHLLPDPRSRRLPDGPDGLSAVVDHSAYTWRNESPKLRLRSAVLYELHLGTFTPEGTLDAAAARLGELAGLGITHVELMPLCPFPGVRGWGYDGVAPWAVHEPYGGPEALKRFVDAAHGLGMGVVLDVVHNHLGPSGNHLPFFGPYFTETHHTPWGAAVNLDAPGSDEVRAYFRGSALAWLRDYRIDGLRLDAVHALADTRALTFLEELSAAVDELAKEQGRPHFLIAESDLADPRTTTPRALGGLGVHAQWNDDFHHSLHTALTGEAQGYYADFARAPMAALAKTLTHVFFHDGTYSAFRGRRHGRPVDRERTPAHRFLGYAQTHDQIGNRALGDRLSASLSPGLLACAATLVLTGPSVPMLFMGEEWGATTPWQYFTDHTDPELAEAVRRGRRREFAEHGWDENEVPDPQEPATRDRSVLDRAERERGPHRRLLAWYRQLIALRRTLPDLTDPDLAGVKVAFDEEARWLVFRRGILRVAVNLGKEPAVIPLGSNGRDKVLAAWEPVDTPAVDGVLRLPGESAVVLTDG
- a CDS encoding aminopeptidase P family protein, translating into MSSTPAPEAAEERGETPVPFTADDYRARMTRAAESAAEAGLAGVIVAPGPDLVYLTGYQPTAITERLTALVIAPGQDPVLVVPTLEAPDAEKAVGAAALTLRDWTDGKDPYAVTAPLLDVDGRFGVSDNAWAMHLIGLQKALPGTSYVSLTEALPMLRGVKDAHELARIAAAGAAADRAYGEILTVRFAGRKETDVAADLAALLLRFGHSQVDFTVVGSGPNGANPHHEAGDRVIEHGDMVVLDFGGLKHGYGSDTTRTVHVGEPTDEERRVHDLVREAQQAGFEAVRPGVACQDVDRAARKVIADAGYGEYFIHRTGHGIGVTTHEPPYMIEGEELPIVPGMCFSIEPGVYLPGRFGVRIEDIVTATEDGAGRRFNNTPHEMAIVE
- a CDS encoding LysR family transcriptional regulator, which codes for MDPHLLRTYVTVARLASFSEAARELGYTQSAVSQHIAALETDLALPLLTRRPVAPTPAGERLLEHAGALLLRLDAARADLDRFAAAPRATLSVAASPLALHPRTLAALPATGVTLRALSRERVPVAVATGEADAGLVDGIAAPSDPLRLPDVAPLTATGVAEEPLAVVLPATHPLAGRSGLRLDDLVDARWLDAPAAGLPLDQLRGAHGGPAGRGFRTALRYEGTDTRTLAALAAAGHGLALLPAPVAADVSGATAVPLVAPRLVHRTELLVLAGARAEPSGPVAEFTRRLKS
- a CDS encoding tetratricopeptide repeat protein — protein: MTNNQEPADWERRVAALWERLDAHEPADFRARVAALAAERPADDAAALFEQGAAHDSTGEPEEAVRFYRRALDQRLTGLRRRRAVIQLASSLRNLGRPDRSVELLTAERDIPADRLDADELALSGAVDAFLALALADTGRDREAASLALGALAPLLPRYNRSLAHYAQALLTAPDGS
- a CDS encoding CTP synthase C-terminal region-related (seleno)protein: MNSTSTLPHTPRIALVGDRSGHVRSHVRIPVLLDALAERDGLALDAYWIPTGDAETPGAVKGFDAVWVLPGSPYASEAGALAAIRTAREDGIPFLGTCGGFQHALLEYARDVCGLTGAAHAENDPSADADDLLIAPLACSLVGHEGVVRVTPGSLAEQALGAERTTERYHCDYGPDSRRLDTLRAHGMRFTGADEEGGIRIAELPSHPFFLATLFQPELSGDGTRPHPLIRALAVAATEHAG
- a CDS encoding DUF6223 family protein codes for the protein MPTEPATIAADVLALSSGRIGAIAATLLGLAGVLIGGRAVARAAGRTGMGIGSGSARAGAFAALAAGLIAMALGGIVMATSDGSIGTGNGLGGAFVALIVGLIATVLGGLALTRSSRPRGPRS